In Girardinichthys multiradiatus isolate DD_20200921_A chromosome 18, DD_fGirMul_XY1, whole genome shotgun sequence, a single window of DNA contains:
- the LOC124884716 gene encoding extracellular calcium-sensing receptor-like, whose protein sequence is MLFAIEEVNNSTNILPGISLGYKIYDTCGSITRSIKVALALNNGNENLSLTSEAQCFRPVQVQAVIGETSSSPSTAVATVIGAFHIPMISHFATCACLSEKTKYPSFLRTVPSDYYQSRALAHLVKQFGWTWVGAVRTNDDYGNNGMATFTKTAEQLGICLEYSVSFFRTDPSDKIQKIIKTVKESTAKVIVAFLSHRDMEVLIHELSNHNLTGYQWVGSESWISDSQIAAMDKKHILDGAIGLSIPKAHVSGLKEFILDIKPLILSNNKLFTEFWEVLFRCKFKQAETTEIQKECTGYEDLTGVENSFTDMSLMPIFNNVYKGVYAVAHALHNILSCNKTCNSNVQLDPYTILQHIQKIHFKTKEEDEVYFNENGDPAAKYEIINWQPRDNGIVGFVTVGLYDASFPADKQLNLENKTIIWTHSSPQLPVSVCSEKCPPGTHKVLQKGKPVCCYDCITCAEGEMSNITDAVSCVKCPPESWPNVRRDACIKKESEFLSFEEIMGILITSAALFGTCLTAAVALIFFRHRKTPLVRANNSELSFLLLFALTLCFLCSLTFIGRPSEWSCMLRHTAFGITFVLCISCVLGKTMVVLIAFKATLPGRNVMKWFGPTQQRLSVVGFTLVQVIICILWLTISPPFPSENFKQFKDKIILECSLGSSVGFWSVLGYIGILALLCFIFAFLARKLPDNFNEAKFITFSMLIFCAVWIAFIPAYVSSPGKFSVAVEIFAILASSFGLLICIFIPKCYVMLLKPEKNTKKNMMGKRAPKSS, encoded by the exons ATGCTTTTTGCCATTGAGGAAGTTAATAACAGTACAAACATACTTCCTGGGATTTCTCTGGGCTATAAAATCTATGACACTTGTGGTTCAATTACCAGAAGCATAAAAGTTGCTCTTGCTTTGAACAATGGCAATGAAAATTTATCTTTAACCTCTGAAGCACAATGTTTCAGGCCTGTACAAGTGCAGGCTGTAATTGGAGAAACCTCCTCTTCTCCTAGCACTGCAGTAGCTACTGTCATTGGAGCATTTCATATACCAATG ATCAGCCACTTTGCCACATGTGCTTGTCTCAGTGAAAAAACCAAGTATCCATCTTTTCTCAGAACTGTACCCAGTGACTACTATCAGAGCAGAGCTCTGGCTCATTTGGTCAAACAATTTGGTTGGACTTGGGTTGGAGCTGTTAGAACCAATGATGATTATGGCAATAATGGCATGGCTACATTCACTAAAACTGCCGAACAGTTGGGTATTTGTCTTGAAtattctgtttctttctttagaACAGATCCTTCagataaaatacaaaagataaTTAAAACAGTCAAGGAGTCCACTGCAAAGGTGATTGTTGCTTTTCTCTCCCACCGAGACATGGAAGTACTTATACATGAGCTATCCAACCACAACTTGACTGGGTATCAGTGGGTCGGCAGTGAGTCTTGGATCTCTGATTCACAGATTGCAGCAATGGATAAAAAGCACATACTGGACGGAGCAATAGGCCTTTCCATTCCCAAAGCACACGTCAGTGGTCTTAAAGAGTTCATACTTGATATAAAACCCCTCATTTTGTCCAATAATAAGTTGTTTACAGAGTTCTGGGAAGTATTATTTCGCTGCAAGTTTAAGCAGGCCGAAACTACAGAAATTCAGAAAGAGTGTACAGGATATGAAGATCTAACaggagtggaaaacagcttcaCTGACATGTCACTCATGCCtatttttaacaatgtttaTAAAGGAGTGTATGCAGTGGCTCATGCTCTCCATAATATTCTCAGCTGTAATAAAACATGTAACAGTAATGTGCAGCTAGATCCATATACG attttacagCACATTCAAAAAATTCACttcaaaacaaaagaagaagatgaaGTTTACTTTAATGAGAACGGAGATCCAGCTGCAAAGTATGAAATTATAAACTGGCAGCCAAGAGACAATGGCATTGTGGGCTTTGTTACagttggtctttatgatgcatCATTTCCTGCAGACAAACAGCTAAaccttgaaaataaaacaataatttggaCACACAGCTCACCACAG ttgccTGTGTCAGTTTGCAGTGAAAAATGTCCCCCAGGGACACATAAGGTTCTCCAGAAAGGAAAGCCTGTGTGCTGCTATGACTGTATAACGTGTGCAGAAGGAGAAATGAGCAACATCACAG ATGCTGTATCTTGTGTGAAGTGCCCCCCTGAATCTTGGCCAAATGTGAGAAGAGATGCTTGTATAAAGAAGGAGTCTGAGTTTCTGTCATTTGAAGAAATTATGGGAATATTGATTACTTCTGCAGCTTTATTTGGAACTTGCCTGACTGCAGCTGTAGCGTTAATTTTCTTTAGACACAGAAAAACTCCTCTTGTAAGGGCAAACAACTCTGAGCTGAGCTTTCTCCTCCTTTTCGCCTTGACCCTATGTTTTCTCTGCTCTCTGACCTTTATTGGACGGCCCTCTGAGTGGTCCTGCATGCTGCGGCACACAGCATTTGGTATCACCTTTGTCCTCTGTATTTCCTGTGTCCTGGGAAAAACAATGGTGGTTTTGATAGCATTTAAAGCTACACTTCCAGGCAGAAATGTGATGAAATGGTTCGGACCTACACAGCAGAGGCTCAGCGTTGTGGGTTTTACTCTTGTACAAGTGATCATATGTATTCTCTGGTTGACAATCTCTCCTCCTTTTCCATCAGagaattttaaacaatttaaagacAAAATCATTTTGGAGTGTTCTCTGGGGTCATCTGTGGGTTTCTGGTCTGTGCTCGGGTACATAGGAATTCTTGccttgttgtgttttattttcgcTTTTTTAGCACGTAAattgcctgataattttaacGAAGCCAAGTTTATAACATTTAGCATGCTGATATTCTGTGCTGTTTGGATCGCTTTTATCCCAGCCTATGTCAGCTCTCCTGGAAAATTTAGTGTAGCTGTAGAAATCTTTGCTATTCTTGCTTCCAGCTTTGGATTGCTTATTTGTATCTTCATTCCAAAATGCTACGTCATGTTACTGAAACCAGAGAAAAATACGAAAAAGAATATGATGGGTAAGAGGGCTCCGAAATCATCCTGA